The Deltaproteobacteria bacterium genome contains the following window.
AGGAAACACGCTGGGAAAGCGCCCTCGATCATGATTCATGGCAAGAAGCGGGGTGTTTTACCCCAGCCAGACAGCACGGCCAGACAAAGCGATATCAACATGGCCCGACGGGTAGCGACCTTGAAACAGGGGCCAAGGTCGATCAAAGACAAACGCCGACCGCAAAACAACCAGACACGGACCGCATGCTCATCCGGAATGGATCGAGACCTCGTCTGCTCGCAACACGATCATCCGCGCGCCACGCGCTCCACGGCCTCGGCCACGTCCGCGCCACGCAAGGATTCACCCGTTTCAAAGAGGGCACGTTGGACGTTGATCTCGCGCATGAGATCGATTTGGTCACGCAGCACGACACCCTTCCATGCATCCATGCACTTTTCCAGCTGCTCGCGCCGGGCATAGGCCAGCCCAAGATACAAGGCCGCGAGGCTCTCCCCGGGATGCTGCCGCAGGGCCATGAGCAGCGTATCCTTGGCCTGGATGTACTCACCCAAATGATAGTGACACAGACCCAGGCGAATCCGGGCCTCCTTGTGCCCCCGATTGGACTTGAGCATGTCCTTGTACAGATCACGGGCAACGGCATGTTCCCGACGGGCATAGGCGGCGTCGGCGGCCGCGATATCCGCCCCGATCCCGGACACGGGCTTTTCCTCGCCGCCACGCAACCTCCGAACCATGCCAAAAAGCAAATCACGTCTGGAAACCATTTTCCCGCCCTGGTCATACTGTTGGCGAACGGGGTCGCGACGTTGGCGCCGCCATCGTGGCCCCCGGTCATTGTTGACATTCCACGGATTCCTTACCATGAAGGGCCACCTTGGTGTGACCACCCGGCAAAGCCTTAAATCTGTATTCCCGGAGGAGACAATGTTCAAGAAGCTTCTCATCGCCTTTTTCCTGCTCGCGATCGCCACACAGGCCTCGGCCGGGGTCAAGACCTTCGCGGTCCTGCCCTTTGGCGTGCATGGCCCGCAGGAATACCAATATCTTAGCCAGGGCATCCAGAGCATGTTGACCAGCCGCCTGAGCGCGCCGGGCAGGCTTGCGGCCCTGGACTCCGGCATGATCAAGAAAGCCGCCGCCACCCTGCCCACCGACACGACGGGGGCCGCCAAAATCCGCTCGGCCCTGGGCGTGGACTATCTGGTCTGGGGTTCCATGACCGTCATGGGCACGGAGTGCAGTCTGGATGTCAACCGCCTGGATGACAGCGGTGAAAACCAGCCCTACCCGATTCAGACCAATCTTGATCAGGTCATCCCCAGCCTGGAAAACGTGGCCACGGCCATGAGCGGTCAAATTTTGGGCACCGCCGCGCCCATGGCCACGGCGCCGACCCAGGCCGTCAAGCCCATGAATCAGGCGCTGATCGTCAACGAAACGGATGGCAACACGGCCTATGCGAACCCATCCCTCAAATATCAGGACGCGGACGCCAGCATGGGCCGCTGGCGCAGCCAGATGCTGCCCGTTGCCTCGCGTGGCATGGTCGTCTGCGACGGCGATGGCGACGGCAAAAACGAAATCTTCATGCTGACCGATTCCGCCCTCATGGCGTTTCGGGTCACGAATGGGCAAATGAGCACGGTCAGCGAACTCGAACTCCCCCGGGGGCGCAATTACCTCCGGCTGAACTCCATTGACCTGAACCGGGACGGACGCGACGAACTGATCGTTTCCGCCGTGCTCGGCAAGGATCCCCGGTCCTTGGTCATCGCCTTCGAAAACAACCGCCTGGCTGTCCGCACCGACAACATTCCCTTGCACCTCGGGGTCATCAATCTGCCCCCGACCTTCATGCCGACCCTGGTCGGCCAAAAAATCGGCCGGATCAAATACCTGGACAGCAAAATCCATCACGTCACCAAGATGAACGACAAATACGAGCTGGGCCCGGCCGTGGACCTGCCCCAGGGCGGCACCGTGTACAATGTCACGTTTCTCCCCACCGGCGATGGCCATCAGGTTATCCTCATCGACGACCTCGACCACATGCGCGTCTTTTCATCCACCGGCGCGCTGCTGACCACGACCGAGGAAACCTACGCCGGCTCCAACCTTGGCGTCGATTTCTTCGAAACAGCGGCTGGGCTCCAGGCGGAAAGATCCAACACTGCGGCCATGAGCCGGGTCTTTATACCATTGCGCGGCATCGTGGCCGACCTAGACAGAAACAAGCGTCACGAACTGCTCATCAGCCGCAACGTCTCGGTCTCGGCGCAGATTTTTTCCAATTACCGCGACTACCCCCAAGGCGAGATCCACAGCTTGTATTGGGACGAGGTCGGCATGAGCCTGGAGTGGAAAACCGCGCGGATCAAGGGCACGGTCACGGATTATTGCCTGGCCGATCTGGACAATGACGGCAGCATGGACCTGGTGGTCAGTCTCAACAGCCATACCGGCATGATGGGGACAGCCAAAAAACGGGCCATGCTCATCGCCTACCCGCTTGACACTCCTCAAAGTGGCGGTCAAAAAAACTGAACGGTCAAATTTTTTAAACTTCAACCCCAAAAAACGCCAAAAAAGGCTTGCTTTTTGGACCAGACCTGCCTTAACTGCATCCAGGCGTCAGATGATTTATTTTCGTTATTGCAAAAGGAGGAAAAAATGAAACGTTTCGCACTCGTAGCTCTGCTGGCCGCCACCCTGTTCGGCGTGTCCAACGCTTCCGCCACTGAACTGAAAGTCAAGGGTAGTTTTGATGTTTATGGAATGTGGTCCAGCAACTTGATGGATTTCGATTCCGAGATCGCCGATGGCGACAACTACATGACCACCCAGCGCATGCGCACCTATTTCACCTATCAGGCCAACGAAAACCTGAAGGCAGTCCTGGGTCTTGAACTGGACAACGTCTGGGGTGACAACGTCGATAACGTCGGCGGCGATTGGGGCACCGACGGCAAGGGCAACCTCGAAGTCAAGCATGCCTACCTGGATTTCAACTTCC
Protein-coding sequences here:
- a CDS encoding VCBS repeat-containing protein, whose product is MPKSKSRLETIFPPWSYCWRTGSRRWRRHRGPRSLLTFHGFLTMKGHLGVTTRQSLKSVFPEETMFKKLLIAFFLLAIATQASAGVKTFAVLPFGVHGPQEYQYLSQGIQSMLTSRLSAPGRLAALDSGMIKKAAATLPTDTTGAAKIRSALGVDYLVWGSMTVMGTECSLDVNRLDDSGENQPYPIQTNLDQVIPSLENVATAMSGQILGTAAPMATAPTQAVKPMNQALIVNETDGNTAYANPSLKYQDADASMGRWRSQMLPVASRGMVVCDGDGDGKNEIFMLTDSALMAFRVTNGQMSTVSELELPRGRNYLRLNSIDLNRDGRDELIVSAVLGKDPRSLVIAFENNRLAVRTDNIPLHLGVINLPPTFMPTLVGQKIGRIKYLDSKIHHVTKMNDKYELGPAVDLPQGGTVYNVTFLPTGDGHQVILIDDLDHMRVFSSTGALLTTTEETYAGSNLGVDFFETAAGLQAERSNTAAMSRVFIPLRGIVADLDRNKRHELLISRNVSVSAQIFSNYRDYPQGEIHSLYWDEVGMSLEWKTARIKGTVTDYCLADLDNDGSMDLVVSLNSHTGMMGTAKKRAMLIAYPLDTPQSGGQKN
- a CDS encoding tetratricopeptide repeat protein, whose translation is MPESRAASLPGALRRLVNMLWMPWLRYWYSCGPCTPKGRTAKVLTPAEACVAIASRKKAMRSFLNIVSSGNTDLRLCRVVTPRWPFMVRNPWNVNNDRGPRWRRQRRDPVRQQYDQGGKMVSRRDLLFGMVRRLRGGEEKPVSGIGADIAAADAAYARREHAVARDLYKDMLKSNRGHKEARIRLGLCHYHLGEYIQAKDTLLMALRQHPGESLAALYLGLAYARREQLEKCMDAWKGVVLRDQIDLMREINVQRALFETGESLRGADVAEAVERVARG